One genomic window of Arcobacter sp. CECT 8986 includes the following:
- the tsf gene encoding translation elongation factor Ts, giving the protein MAGATPKLIKQLREMSGAGMLDCKNALNECEGDLDKAVQHLREAGLSKAAKKAGNVAAEGLVSVLVNEDNTKGTILELNSQTDFVAKNDNFIALTKEITAHAQVNDIKDAEALATSTINGQDFTTFLNEKIATIGENLVARKLATVEGQVVNGYVHATGRVGVLLAATCDDAAKEKTAALLKSVAMHASAMKPTVISYTDLDPEFVEAENRAIVAEIEAENDELKRLGKPLKNIPDFVSMSQLTDEALANAKANFEAELKEQGKPEKIWDKIIPGKIERYIQDNTQLDGRLALLSQAYVMDDKKTVEQAIADTDASIKIVEYIRFELGEGIEVEEEDFAAEVAKQMGK; this is encoded by the coding sequence ATGGCTGGTGCAACTCCTAAATTAATCAAACAATTAAGAGAGATGTCTGGTGCAGGTATGCTTGATTGTAAAAATGCTTTAAATGAGTGTGAAGGTGATTTAGATAAAGCTGTTCAACACTTAAGAGAAGCAGGATTAAGTAAAGCTGCTAAAAAAGCTGGTAATGTTGCTGCAGAAGGTTTAGTTTCTGTATTAGTTAATGAAGATAATACTAAAGGTACAATCTTAGAACTTAACTCACAAACTGACTTTGTTGCAAAAAATGATAATTTTATTGCATTAACAAAAGAGATTACTGCTCATGCACAAGTTAATGATATTAAAGATGCTGAAGCATTAGCTACATCTACAATTAACGGGCAAGACTTTACGACTTTCTTAAATGAAAAAATCGCAACTATTGGTGAAAACCTTGTTGCTAGAAAATTAGCTACTGTTGAAGGTCAAGTAGTTAATGGTTATGTTCATGCAACTGGTAGAGTAGGAGTTTTATTAGCTGCTACTTGTGATGATGCTGCTAAAGAAAAAACTGCTGCATTATTAAAAAGTGTTGCAATGCACGCATCAGCTATGAAACCAACTGTTATTTCATATACTGATTTAGACCCAGAATTCGTTGAAGCTGAAAATAGAGCAATTGTAGCAGAAATTGAAGCTGAAAATGATGAATTAAAAAGATTAGGAAAACCTCTAAAAAATATTCCTGATTTTGTTTCTATGTCTCAATTAACAGATGAAGCTCTTGCAAATGCAAAAGCTAATTTTGAAGCTGAGTTAAAAGAACAAGGTAAACCAGAAAAAATCTGGGACAAAATTATTCCAGGTAAAATTGAAAGATATATCCAAGACAATACTCAATTAGATGGAAGATTAGCTCTTTTATCTCAAGCATATGTTATGGATGATAAAAAAACAGTTGAGCAAGCAATTGCTGATACTGATGCATCAATTAAAATTGTTGAATATATTAGATTTGAACTTGGTGAAGGTATTGAGGTAGAAGAAGAAGATTTTGCAGCAGAAGTTGCAAAACAAATGGGTAAATAA
- a CDS encoding ABC transporter ATP-binding protein, which yields MHGQKENSSSHLSNPLLLEAKGISHKFDYELFNNINLSLYKNETIAIIGMSGSGKSTLLNILSSLLEPNEGSVSYNGTDIYKLKKSKLLNIRREDFGIIFQAHYLFRGFSAKENLDIATLLSSNDIDTTLLKNLDIEHVINQGVGELSGGQQQRLSIARVLTKKPKVIFADEPTGNLDKETSSHVMQALFDYVKNNEAGLILVTHDEELASKCDRTFKVVDLKLEEIR from the coding sequence GTGCACGGACAAAAAGAAAATAGCTCGTCACATCTTTCAAATCCCCTTTTGCTTGAAGCAAAGGGGATTTCTCATAAATTTGACTACGAACTTTTTAATAATATAAATTTATCTTTATATAAAAATGAAACTATTGCCATCATTGGAATGAGTGGTAGTGGAAAATCTACATTATTAAATATATTATCATCTCTTTTAGAACCAAATGAAGGTTCAGTTTCTTATAATGGTACAGATATATACAAATTAAAAAAATCTAAGCTTTTAAATATACGTAGAGAAGATTTTGGTATAATATTTCAAGCCCACTATTTATTTAGAGGATTTAGTGCAAAAGAGAATTTAGATATTGCAACATTATTAAGTTCAAATGATATAGATACTACTTTACTTAAAAATCTTGATATTGAACATGTTATAAATCAAGGTGTTGGAGAGTTAAGTGGAGGTCAACAGCAAAGATTATCAATTGCTAGAGTTTTAACAAAAAAACCAAAAGTAATTTTTGCTGATGAACCTACGGGTAATTTAGATAAAGAGACATCTTCTCACGTAATGCAAGCTTTATTTGATTATGTCAAAAACAATGAAGCTGGACTTATTTTAGTTACACATGATGAAGAACTCGCAAGTAAATGTGATAGAACTTTTAAAGTTGTTGATTTGAAGTTAGAGGAGATAAGGTGA
- the gmk gene encoding guanylate kinase has protein sequence MHSEFGAILLISGPSGCGKSTLLKEVYKNINEYYFSISTTTRAPREGEQHGVDYFFVSKEEFEKDIKDGNFLEYANVHENYYGTSLKPVKKALEEGKLVIFDIDVQGHDLVKKTELASYVTSVFITTPTLTELENRLNSRATDSKDVIEKRVSNAKIEINSIDKYDYFLINDDLQEASKKLVSIANITKIKASLFNKNEVVSSWMK, from the coding sequence ATGCATAGTGAGTTTGGAGCGATATTACTTATCTCTGGACCAAGTGGATGTGGAAAATCAACTCTATTAAAAGAAGTTTATAAAAATATAAATGAGTATTATTTTTCTATTTCAACTACTACAAGAGCTCCACGAGAAGGTGAACAACATGGTGTTGATTACTTTTTTGTATCAAAAGAAGAGTTCGAAAAAGATATAAAAGATGGAAATTTTTTAGAATATGCAAATGTTCATGAAAACTATTATGGGACATCTTTAAAGCCTGTAAAAAAAGCTTTAGAAGAGGGTAAATTAGTTATTTTTGATATAGATGTTCAAGGGCATGATTTAGTTAAAAAAACAGAACTTGCATCTTATGTAACATCTGTTTTTATTACAACTCCTACATTAACTGAATTAGAAAATAGATTAAACTCAAGAGCAACTGATTCAAAAGATGTAATAGAAAAAAGAGTTAGCAATGCAAAAATAGAGATTAATTCTATTGATAAATATGATTATTTTCTAATAAATGATGATTTGCAAGAAGCTAGCAAAAAACTAGTATCAATTGCAAATATTACAAAAATTAAAGCAAGTTTATTTAATAAAAATGAAGTTGTAAGTTCTTGGATGAAGTAG
- a CDS encoding EAL domain-containing response regulator: MINNISILKNITILYAEDEESLREITLNILKGFTKKQFVAKDGKEGLELFKENEEEIDLIITDVNMPQMNGLEMIKEIKEINPNIPIIVATAFSNTEYLLEAIDIGVDKYVLKPIDMKKLLQTMSQSLLYHELKDLYIDKLTHLPNRNRLKKDLEQTKEDLMALINIDKFSTINDLFGETNGDRILSEFSDNLKEHFSKQDYKIYRIEADKFAIVCRDEKKDIIEFKNKCKEFADNIQKDTIILDDNEIDLAITIGIAKGDGNRAYKFSQRVIAYARSKFEQVMIYEDSFNIQESFEENIKWVKKIKNGLKNGNFKGFYQPIVNNQTQEIYKYEALIRFIEDDGEVIAPFKFLDIAKKAKLYPNIIRVMLREALLLIKNKNKRVAVNISFEDIASSETRRFIYEELRNESEYTNLLEFEILESEEISDMEIVKKFIKDVKELGCTVGVDDFGAGYSNFNMLTNLNIDFVKIDSSLIKEIDHSKNQEIIVNTISTFSKEFGFATVAEFVSSKEIYEKVKSLDITYSQGYYFGKPISFDEV, encoded by the coding sequence ATGATTAACAATATATCAATATTAAAAAATATTACTATATTATACGCAGAAGATGAAGAGAGTCTAAGAGAGATAACCTTAAACATACTAAAAGGTTTCACAAAAAAACAATTTGTAGCAAAAGATGGGAAAGAAGGTCTTGAGCTATTTAAAGAAAATGAAGAAGAGATTGATTTAATTATCACAGATGTAAATATGCCACAAATGAATGGTTTAGAGATGATTAAAGAGATAAAAGAGATAAATCCAAATATTCCTATTATTGTTGCAACTGCTTTTTCAAATACAGAATATTTACTAGAAGCTATTGATATTGGTGTAGATAAATATGTACTAAAACCAATAGATATGAAAAAATTGCTTCAAACTATGAGTCAATCACTACTTTACCATGAATTAAAAGATTTATATATTGATAAATTAACTCATTTACCAAATAGAAATAGATTGAAAAAAGATTTAGAGCAAACAAAAGAAGATTTAATGGCTCTAATAAATATAGATAAATTCTCAACTATAAATGACCTATTTGGAGAAACAAATGGTGATAGAATTTTATCTGAGTTTTCTGATAATTTAAAAGAGCATTTTAGTAAACAAGATTATAAAATTTATAGAATTGAAGCTGACAAGTTTGCTATTGTTTGTAGAGATGAGAAAAAAGATATTATTGAATTTAAAAATAAATGTAAAGAGTTTGCTGATAATATCCAAAAAGACACAATAATTTTAGATGATAATGAAATAGATTTGGCAATTACAATTGGTATTGCTAAAGGTGATGGAAATAGAGCTTATAAATTCTCTCAAAGAGTTATTGCTTACGCAAGAAGTAAATTTGAGCAAGTAATGATTTATGAAGACTCATTTAATATCCAAGAGTCATTTGAAGAGAATATCAAATGGGTTAAAAAAATCAAAAATGGATTAAAAAATGGTAACTTTAAAGGTTTTTATCAACCAATTGTAAATAATCAAACTCAAGAAATTTATAAATACGAAGCTTTAATTAGATTTATTGAAGATGATGGTGAAGTAATTGCTCCATTTAAATTTCTTGATATTGCAAAAAAAGCTAAACTATATCCAAATATCATAAGAGTGATGCTAAGAGAAGCACTGCTTTTAATCAAAAATAAAAATAAAAGAGTTGCAGTTAATATATCTTTTGAAGATATTGCAAGTAGTGAGACAAGAAGATTTATCTATGAAGAACTAAGAAACGAGAGTGAATACACTAATCTTTTAGAATTTGAAATACTTGAAAGTGAAGAGATTTCAGATATGGAAATTGTAAAAAAATTCATCAAAGATGTAAAAGAGTTAGGTTGTACAGTTGGAGTAGATGACTTTGGTGCTGGATACTCTAACTTTAATATGCTTACAAACTTAAATATTGACTTTGTAAAAATAGATAGTTCTTTAATAAAAGAGATTGACCACTCAAAAAATCAAGAAATTATCGTAAATACTATTTCAACATTCTCAAAAGAGTTTGGATTTGCAACAGTTGCAGAATTTGTAAGTAGTAAAGAGATATATGAAAAAGTAAAATCACTTGATATTACATATTCACAAGGTTACTACTTTGGTAAGCCTATAAGTTTTGATGAAGTATAA
- a CDS encoding heavy metal translocating P-type ATPase, protein MSKIKCDHCHLEYDDDIMIKDGNLHFCCKGCQGVYHLLKSDGLDSFYDKLGNKTITPPIESDNDVEKFDTQSFEENFIGVTEDGYKKIDLIIEGIHCAACVWLNEKVLFNTDGIIEASINFSTNKAKIVWDDEKIKLSQIILKIRSIGYNAYAYDASIADEQASSAKRDFFIRMMVAVFATMNIMMLSVAKYTGFFTGIDEQIKNYIHIAEFIFSTPVLFYSGWIFYKGAYYGLKNRILNMDFLVISGASFSYVFSLYILFGGKGESYFDSVAMIITFVLVGKYLEVIGKKSAVDTLDKIKSSIPLEATIILNGIKKILPINSVKVGDIVELKAGEKASFDGKLISENASFDESSLTGESLPIDKKRGEKIFSGTINNESVIRYEVEKTYKDSTLNSIVTLLEDSLSSKPKIEHKANEISKGFSLTILALSIITFIVWYYFGIDLGFDYDGVNHFEKSFIVAISVIVIACPCALALATPIANLIGISELAKRGLLFKEAKFIETLATSDTLVLDKTGTITKGKLKVKKARILDDNIHKLNLLYSLIVSSNHPISKSIKKYLQDNYTLEEKELLDIKTISAKGLTAKYKNVDGKIFNLIGGNIKLLRDNNINYKFDSENSIYLFAINSKVIATFELEDELKEGAKEFISNINTMGIDTVMLTGDNEQTASKVAKEVGIKNYVCDVNPIEKAQFIEDLKKHNKTVVMAGDGINDSVALAKSDVAIAMGNSADIALSVSDIVLLNNSLKSLEDSFVISQRTYKFIKQNLLISLIYNAITIPLAIAGYVIPLVAALSMSLSSLIVVGNSMRIKLKK, encoded by the coding sequence GTGTCGAAAATAAAATGTGATCATTGTCATTTAGAGTATGATGATGATATTATGATTAAGGATGGGAATCTACATTTTTGTTGCAAGGGATGTCAAGGGGTATATCACTTATTAAAATCTGATGGGTTGGACTCTTTTTATGATAAATTAGGAAATAAAACTATTACTCCTCCAATTGAATCTGATAATGATGTTGAGAAATTTGATACACAAAGTTTTGAAGAGAATTTTATCGGTGTTACTGAAGATGGATACAAAAAAATAGATTTAATTATAGAAGGTATACATTGTGCTGCTTGTGTGTGGTTAAATGAAAAAGTTTTATTTAATACTGATGGAATTATTGAAGCTAGTATAAATTTCTCTACAAATAAAGCGAAAATAGTTTGGGATGATGAAAAAATAAAACTATCTCAAATTATATTAAAAATTAGAAGTATTGGATACAACGCATACGCTTATGATGCGAGTATTGCTGATGAGCAAGCAAGTAGTGCAAAAAGAGATTTTTTTATTAGAATGATGGTTGCAGTATTTGCAACAATGAATATCATGATGCTTTCTGTTGCAAAATATACTGGATTTTTTACTGGAATTGATGAGCAAATAAAAAACTACATTCATATAGCTGAATTTATCTTTTCAACTCCTGTTTTATTTTATAGTGGATGGATATTTTATAAAGGTGCATATTATGGTTTAAAAAATCGTATTTTAAATATGGACTTTTTAGTAATATCTGGAGCTTCCTTTTCTTATGTTTTCTCTTTATATATTCTTTTTGGAGGAAAAGGTGAAAGTTATTTTGATAGTGTTGCTATGATTATTACTTTTGTATTAGTTGGTAAGTATTTAGAAGTAATTGGTAAAAAAAGTGCAGTAGATACTCTTGATAAAATAAAAAGTTCAATTCCTCTTGAAGCAACAATTATCTTAAATGGAATAAAAAAAATATTGCCAATAAATAGTGTAAAAGTTGGAGATATAGTTGAGTTAAAAGCAGGAGAAAAAGCATCTTTTGATGGTAAATTAATTAGTGAAAATGCCTCATTTGATGAATCAAGTTTAACTGGTGAATCTCTTCCTATTGATAAAAAAAGAGGTGAGAAAATATTTAGTGGAACAATAAACAATGAATCAGTTATTAGATATGAAGTTGAAAAAACTTATAAAGATTCAACTCTAAATTCAATTGTAACTCTTTTAGAAGATTCTCTTAGTTCTAAGCCAAAAATAGAGCATAAAGCAAATGAAATATCAAAAGGATTCAGTCTTACAATATTAGCTTTATCTATTATTACTTTTATTGTTTGGTACTATTTTGGAATTGATTTAGGCTTTGATTATGATGGTGTTAATCATTTTGAAAAATCATTTATTGTTGCAATTTCTGTTATTGTTATTGCTTGTCCTTGTGCTTTAGCTTTGGCTACACCAATTGCAAATTTGATAGGTATCTCAGAACTTGCAAAAAGAGGATTACTTTTCAAAGAAGCTAAGTTTATTGAAACATTAGCAACATCAGATACTTTAGTATTAGACAAAACAGGAACTATTACAAAAGGAAAATTAAAAGTTAAAAAAGCAAGAATTCTTGATGATAATATTCATAAATTAAATCTTTTATATTCATTGATTGTAAGTTCAAATCATCCTATAAGTAAATCAATAAAAAAATATTTGCAAGATAATTATACTTTAGAAGAGAAAGAACTTTTAGATATTAAAACAATTAGTGCAAAAGGATTAACTGCAAAATATAAAAATGTAGATGGCAAAATTTTTAATTTAATAGGTGGTAATATTAAATTATTAAGAGATAATAATATTAATTACAAATTTGATAGTGAAAATTCTATATATCTATTTGCAATAAACTCAAAAGTAATTGCAACTTTTGAACTTGAAGATGAATTAAAAGAGGGTGCTAAAGAGTTCATATCAAATATTAATACAATGGGAATAGATACTGTTATGTTAACAGGAGATAATGAACAAACTGCTTCTAAAGTTGCAAAAGAAGTAGGAATAAAAAATTATGTTTGTGATGTGAATCCTATTGAAAAAGCACAATTTATTGAAGATTTGAAAAAACATAATAAAACTGTTGTTATGGCTGGTGATGGAATAAATGATTCTGTTGCTTTAGCTAAAAGTGATGTTGCAATTGCTATGGGAAATTCTGCTGATATTGCACTTAGTGTTTCAGATATTGTTTTATTAAATAACTCATTAAAAAGCTTAGAGGATTCATTTGTTATTTCGCAAAGAACATATAAGTTTATAAAACAAAATCTTTTAATATCACTGATTTATAATGCTATTACAATACCACTTGCAATTGCAGGATATGTAATACCATTAGTTGCTGCATTATCAATGAGTTTAAGTTCGTTGATTGTTGTTGGAAATTCAATGAGAATAAAATTAAAAAAATAG
- the ccoS gene encoding cbb3-type cytochrome oxidase assembly protein CcoS codes for MAINDTLLMMLVVGLIISFAILGIFIWGAKNGQFDDSEKMMGGLLFDSTDDLNDAKDKDERIKEAKKEHKKSKSPKE; via the coding sequence GTGGCTATAAATGATACTCTTTTGATGATGTTGGTAGTAGGACTAATTATATCTTTTGCTATATTAGGTATATTTATTTGGGGTGCAAAAAATGGACAATTTGATGATAGTGAAAAGATGATGGGTGGATTGCTTTTTGATTCTACTGATGATTTAAATGATGCAAAAGATAAAGATGAAAGAATAAAAGAGGCAAAAAAAGAGCATAAAAAAAGTAAATCACCCAAAGAGTGA
- a CDS encoding c-type cytochrome: MKKIVLGTLIAAASLMAANFAQCASCHGAKAEKKALGKSHVIAGWPADKIEKALHGYKDGSYGGAMKGVMKGQVARLSDADIKELAKTISSFK; encoded by the coding sequence ATGAAAAAAATTGTATTAGGAACTTTAATTGCAGCAGCATCTTTAATGGCTGCAAACTTCGCACAATGTGCAAGCTGTCACGGGGCTAAAGCTGAAAAAAAAGCTTTAGGTAAATCTCACGTTATTGCTGGTTGGCCAGCTGATAAAATTGAAAAAGCTTTACATGGTTATAAAGATGGATCATATGGTGGAGCAATGAAAGGTGTTATGAAAGGTCAAGTTGCTAGACTTTCTGATGCTGATATTAAAGAATTAGCTAAAACTATTTCATCATTCAAATAA
- a CDS encoding ATP-binding cassette domain-containing protein, whose product MRDDVVLSIDNLTFAYNKNKPIFQDFNLELKKGEVVCIVGESGKGKSTLFELICKNLKPIKGEIKTEKLSCIYQDPYSSFHPSFTILNQIEDVINDKKYLYENINIFIKELSLNKQLLEKKPHELSGGQLQRCSILRSLLMKPKLLLVDEATSALDNVIALEVMKLLIKHLDKCAILLITHDMSLAKWCADKIIDLNRLYDGK is encoded by the coding sequence ATGAGAGATGATGTAGTTTTAAGTATAGATAATTTAACATTTGCATATAACAAAAACAAACCAATATTTCAAGATTTTAATCTTGAGTTAAAAAAGGGTGAAGTGGTTTGTATTGTAGGAGAGAGTGGAAAAGGTAAAAGTACACTTTTTGAACTTATTTGCAAAAACTTAAAACCAATAAAAGGTGAGATAAAAACAGAAAAATTAAGTTGTATTTATCAAGACCCTTATAGCTCTTTTCATCCATCTTTTACTATTCTTAATCAAATAGAAGATGTGATTAATGATAAGAAATATTTATATGAAAATATTAATATTTTTATAAAAGAGCTAAGCTTAAATAAGCAACTTTTAGAGAAAAAACCTCATGAATTAAGTGGAGGTCAACTTCAACGATGTTCAATCTTAAGAAGTTTACTTATGAAGCCAAAATTATTACTTGTGGATGAAGCAACATCTGCTTTGGATAATGTAATAGCTTTAGAGGTTATGAAGCTGCTTATCAAGCATTTAGATAAGTGTGCGATACTTTTAATTACTCACGATATGTCACTTGCAAAATGGTGTGCGGACAAAATAATAGATTTAAATAGGTTGTATGATGGGAAATAA
- the hemH gene encoding ferrochelatase yields MMGNKKALVLLNMGGPRTKDELKMFLTNMFNDKNIITVKSNLLRKMIAFFITTSRLNSAWENYEKIGGYSPINKITEDLVDKLNDSFDDMFVTQAMRYTPPFASSAVEQIKEKGIKDVILLPLYPQYSTTTTKSSVEDFIEVSNNEFNIEVIDPFYKNDTFNDVIVKELTSTVEDVSEYNLIFSAHGLPQKIVDAGDVYEKHINEHVQILSEKLKQKGFNFKSINLAYQSKVGPMKWLEPSLDNMLKNFKEQKVLIYPIAFIIDNSETDFELSIEYKEIADEIGISDYKVCKCVNDSVEFQETIKELLSK; encoded by the coding sequence ATGATGGGAAATAAAAAAGCTTTAGTTTTATTAAATATGGGTGGACCAAGAACAAAAGACGAGTTGAAAATGTTTTTAACTAATATGTTTAATGATAAAAATATTATTACAGTAAAAAGTAATTTATTAAGAAAAATGATTGCATTTTTTATTACAACTTCAAGATTAAATAGTGCTTGGGAAAATTATGAAAAGATTGGTGGTTATTCACCAATAAATAAAATTACAGAAGATTTAGTTGATAAATTAAATGATAGTTTTGATGATATGTTTGTTACACAAGCAATGAGATATACTCCTCCATTTGCTTCAAGTGCAGTAGAACAGATAAAAGAAAAAGGAATAAAAGATGTAATATTACTTCCTTTATACCCTCAATATTCAACTACAACAACAAAATCATCAGTTGAGGATTTTATAGAAGTTTCAAATAATGAGTTTAATATAGAAGTAATTGATCCTTTTTATAAAAATGATACTTTTAATGATGTTATTGTAAAAGAGTTAACATCAACAGTTGAAGATGTAAGTGAATATAATCTTATCTTCTCTGCACATGGACTTCCTCAAAAAATAGTTGATGCTGGAGATGTATATGAAAAACATATAAATGAACATGTACAAATTTTATCAGAAAAGTTAAAACAAAAAGGTTTTAATTTCAAATCAATAAATTTAGCATACCAATCAAAAGTTGGACCAATGAAGTGGTTAGAACCTTCACTAGATAATATGTTGAAAAATTTTAAAGAACAGAAAGTTTTAATATATCCAATTGCTTTTATTATTGATAATTCAGAAACAGATTTTGAATTAAGTATTGAATATAAAGAGATAGCTGATGAGATTGGTATTAGTGATTATAAAGTTTGTAAATGTGTAAATGATAGTGTAGAATTTCAAGAAACAATAAAAGAGTTATTAAGTAAGTAA
- the amrA gene encoding AmmeMemoRadiSam system protein A produces the protein MNLKILLDVARKSIFTSFDKSLSLNKDYYLSKYDELSEQRASFVTLKLNGRLRGCIGSLDACRELYEDVFDNARKAAFNDPRFEPIELRDFANIKIEVSVLTPAKKIDYIDKYDLKEKIIPKKHGVILEYEDKRATFLPQVWQELQTFEQFISSLCLKAGVSSTCLENNAKVYVYEVMIEREA, from the coding sequence ATGAATCTTAAAATTCTATTGGATGTTGCAAGAAAAAGTATCTTTACAAGCTTTGATAAATCATTGAGTTTAAATAAAGATTACTATTTATCAAAATATGATGAGTTAAGTGAACAGCGAGCCTCTTTTGTTACTTTAAAGTTAAATGGAAGATTAAGAGGTTGTATTGGTTCACTTGATGCTTGTAGAGAACTTTATGAAGATGTTTTTGATAATGCACGAAAAGCAGCATTTAATGACCCTAGATTTGAACCAATAGAACTAAGAGATTTTGCAAATATCAAAATTGAAGTCTCTGTTTTAACTCCAGCAAAAAAAATTGATTATATTGATAAATATGATTTGAAAGAAAAAATAATTCCAAAAAAACATGGAGTTATTTTAGAGTATGAGGATAAAAGAGCAACTTTTTTACCTCAAGTTTGGCAAGAGTTACAAACTTTTGAACAGTTTATAAGTTCCCTATGTTTAAAAGCTGGAGTTTCATCTACTTGTTTGGAAAACAATGCAAAAGTTTATGTTTATGAAGTTATGATAGAAAGAGAAGCTTAA
- a CDS encoding ElyC/SanA/YdcF family protein gives MFFLKKLISSFLMPLPIGVILIALAAIFLYKKSYFKSKVFLVLSCLWFVSLSYEPVVNRLLTPLESSYKALKVIPTDVKYIVVLGSGHTSNEQLSITSQLSQVALNRFLEGYRIYKNLPESKLIFSGYEGPDKTPHALMQKKLALELKVKDKDIITISKPKDTTQEAVAIKNLLHDEKFILVTSASHMKRAMKIFKKLRLNAIAAPTNHLAKNEGRYFSRLSAYNLYKSKVAFHEYLGLWWEDIKDILR, from the coding sequence ATGTTTTTTTTAAAAAAGTTAATATCTAGTTTTTTGATGCCTTTGCCTATTGGAGTTATTTTAATAGCTCTTGCAGCTATTTTTTTATATAAAAAATCATATTTTAAAAGTAAAGTATTTTTAGTTTTATCTTGTTTATGGTTTGTTTCATTATCTTATGAACCAGTTGTAAATAGATTATTGACTCCATTAGAAAGTAGTTATAAAGCTTTAAAAGTAATACCAACTGATGTGAAATATATAGTGGTATTAGGAAGTGGACACACTTCAAATGAGCAGTTAAGTATAACTTCTCAATTGAGTCAAGTTGCGTTAAATAGGTTTTTAGAAGGTTATAGAATATATAAAAACTTGCCAGAAAGTAAACTTATATTTTCTGGATATGAAGGACCTGACAAAACACCTCACGCACTAATGCAAAAAAAATTAGCGTTAGAATTAAAAGTAAAAGATAAAGATATTATAACAATAAGTAAACCTAAAGATACTACGCAAGAAGCAGTGGCTATAAAAAATTTATTACATGATGAAAAATTTATACTCGTTACTTCAGCTTCACATATGAAAAGAGCGATGAAGATATTTAAAAAATTAAGATTAAATGCCATTGCTGCACCTACTAATCATCTTGCAAAAAATGAAGGAAGATATTTTTCAAGATTGAGTGCTTATAATTTATATAAAAGTAAAGTTGCTTTTCACGAATATTTAGGACTTTGGTGGGAAGATATAAAAGATATATTAAGGTAA
- a CDS encoding metal ABC transporter ATP-binding protein, protein MNIVEIKNLSYKYDKANVLENINLTIKKDDFLAIIGPNGGGKSTLLKLILKLKKPQIGTITKNLKDNCFGYVPQNTNLNIDFPITALEVVLMGHISAKKKFFGYSKEDISCAMNSLEQVGMKNYANSKIGNLSGGQRQRVFIARALCSNPEILLLDEPTASIDVKGQKEVYELLAKLNKQITIVVVSHDISVLLNYAKSVAHVNKNLVYHKLDNVEKNVDDSEHLCEVELLSALGKSSCGCSHHG, encoded by the coding sequence TTGAATATAGTAGAGATTAAAAATTTGTCATATAAGTATGACAAAGCAAATGTTTTAGAAAATATAAATTTAACAATCAAAAAAGATGATTTTTTAGCAATAATTGGACCAAATGGTGGTGGAAAATCAACTCTTTTAAAATTGATATTAAAATTAAAAAAACCTCAAATAGGAACAATAACAAAAAATCTAAAAGATAACTGTTTTGGATATGTTCCACAAAATACAAATTTAAATATAGATTTTCCAATTACAGCACTTGAAGTTGTTTTAATGGGACACATATCAGCAAAAAAGAAGTTTTTTGGTTACTCAAAAGAGGATATTTCTTGTGCGATGAATTCACTAGAACAAGTTGGAATGAAAAATTATGCAAATAGTAAAATAGGAAATTTAAGTGGAGGGCAAAGACAAAGAGTTTTTATAGCAAGAGCACTTTGTTCAAACCCAGAAATTTTGCTACTTGATGAGCCAACAGCAAGTATTGATGTAAAAGGACAAAAAGAGGTTTATGAACTTCTTGCAAAATTAAATAAACAAATTACAATAGTTGTAGTAAGTCATGATATTTCAGTTTTATTAAATTATGCAAAAAGTGTTGCACACGTAAATAAAAATTTGGTTTATCATAAACTTGATAATGTAGAAAAAAATGTTGATGATAGTGAGCATTTATGTGAAGTAGAGTTATTATCAGCATTAGGAAAATCATCTTGTGGGTGTAGTCATCATGGTTGA